The following coding sequences lie in one uncultured Mailhella sp. genomic window:
- a CDS encoding ABC transporter ATP-binding protein: MSEEMLRVASLGKSFGNNVVLDDVSFALPAGASLAIIGPSGCGKSTLLSVIAGLTPASCGSASLPPQWKTAFILQDYGLFPWKTVRDNLALPLQLRGAGRKERAAAVADMLKELGLEGLEQRFPVQLSGGQRQRVAIGRALVSRPDLLLMDEPFAALDAITREHLQNLLLHVWQRRRMSFMLVTHNVAEAVFLGRYIMVLGGRPATKKLWLENPCFGDASCRNSDAYFSLIRSVHEVLEDPDSRSAEAAQS; the protein is encoded by the coding sequence ATGAGCGAAGAGATGCTGCGCGTCGCCTCGCTGGGCAAGAGCTTCGGAAACAACGTCGTGCTCGACGACGTTTCCTTTGCCCTGCCCGCCGGGGCGTCTCTGGCCATCATCGGGCCTTCCGGCTGCGGCAAGAGCACGCTGCTTTCCGTCATTGCCGGGCTCACTCCGGCAAGCTGCGGCAGCGCCTCGCTGCCCCCGCAGTGGAAAACGGCCTTCATTCTTCAGGACTACGGTCTCTTTCCCTGGAAAACCGTGCGCGACAACCTGGCGCTGCCCCTGCAGCTTCGCGGCGCAGGAAGAAAGGAACGGGCCGCCGCCGTGGCCGACATGCTGAAGGAACTCGGTCTGGAAGGGCTGGAGCAGCGCTTTCCGGTGCAGCTTTCCGGCGGACAGCGTCAGCGCGTGGCCATCGGCCGCGCCCTCGTCTCCCGCCCCGACCTTCTGCTCATGGACGAACCCTTCGCCGCGCTCGACGCCATCACCCGCGAGCACCTGCAAAATCTGCTTCTTCACGTCTGGCAGCGCCGACGCATGAGCTTCATGCTGGTCACCCACAATGTGGCGGAAGCCGTCTTTCTCGGCCGCTACATCATGGTGCTCGGCGGCCGCCCGGCCACAAAAAAGCTGTGGCTGGAAAATCCCTGTTTCGGCGACGCCTCCTGCCGGAACAGCGACGCCTACTTCTCTCTCATCCGAAGCGTTCACGAGGTGCTGGAAGATCCGGACTCCCGCAGCGCGGAGGCGGCGCAGTCATGA
- a CDS encoding bile acid:sodium symporter family protein, producing MLFFRRLSMLLARHIGVLILFCSALAWMYPPLFAWTVPHTSLFLAVIMFGMGLSISPENFRAVWQRPGALAAGCAAQFCVMPLLAWGLTELFSLEPELALGVILVGCAPGGTASNVITYLARGDVALSVSMTVVSTLLAPVLTPLLVYLLAGSRVDVSFPAMMASVLNMVLVPVLAGLLLRKAAWGLVRRCVDFCPLVSVIGIVLIVGGIVAVNADKIAESGLLVLLLVFLHNGAGLLLGLGIAALFGMNYAGRTAVAVEVGMQNSGLAVALAAANFAGFPLATLPGALFSAWQNISGALFAAWRRRARNDDELLSDAADAS from the coding sequence ATGTTGTTTTTCAGGCGGCTCAGCATGCTGCTGGCCCGACATATAGGCGTTCTCATACTGTTCTGTTCCGCTCTGGCCTGGATGTATCCCCCGCTGTTTGCCTGGACTGTGCCGCACACGTCGCTTTTTCTTGCCGTCATCATGTTCGGCATGGGGCTTTCCATAAGTCCGGAGAATTTTCGGGCCGTGTGGCAGCGCCCCGGAGCTTTGGCGGCGGGCTGTGCGGCGCAGTTTTGCGTGATGCCCCTGCTGGCCTGGGGGCTGACGGAACTTTTTTCGTTGGAGCCGGAACTGGCCCTCGGGGTCATTCTTGTGGGGTGCGCGCCGGGAGGAACGGCCAGCAACGTCATCACGTACCTTGCGCGCGGCGACGTGGCGCTTTCGGTGAGCATGACGGTGGTATCCACGCTTCTTGCGCCCGTGCTGACGCCGCTTCTGGTCTATCTGCTTGCCGGGAGCCGGGTGGACGTGTCCTTTCCGGCCATGATGGCCTCGGTTCTGAACATGGTTCTGGTTCCCGTGCTGGCGGGCCTGCTTTTGCGGAAGGCGGCGTGGGGGCTGGTGCGCCGATGCGTGGACTTCTGCCCTCTGGTTTCCGTGATCGGCATTGTGCTCATTGTGGGCGGCATTGTCGCCGTCAATGCGGACAAAATTGCCGAGAGCGGCCTGCTGGTGCTTTTGCTGGTCTTCCTGCATAATGGAGCAGGGCTGCTGCTCGGACTCGGCATAGCCGCGCTTTTCGGCATGAACTACGCCGGAAGAACGGCCGTGGCCGTGGAAGTAGGCATGCAGAACAGCGGACTGGCCGTGGCGCTGGCGGCGGCGAATTTTGCCGGCTTTCCTCTGGCCACGCTGCCGGGGGCGCTGTTCAGCGCGTGGCAGAATATTTCCGGCGCTCTTTTTGCGGCCTGGAGGCGAAGAGCGCGGAATGACGACGAACTTCTTTCCGACGCGGCAGACGCGTCATGA
- a CDS encoding amidohydrolase family protein, whose amino-acid sequence MKIFDMRIRPPFRSICEGMFNNPGRELFEPESFARRFGMTIGESARQKSMDLFIREMDEAGISSGAVLIRKSTGMDNADLEELNRLWPGRFVGVAGIDPHDSGALDEIDRFVLRGSARAVLVEPGFCRPALRADDRAVYPIYEKCQAENIPVFISFGGFVAPDLSYTDPMIIERVALDFPKLKLVIAHGGWPNVGGICHVAFEREGVYLAPDLYTMNVPGNREYLDAANYLIPEKFLYGSAYPCVDVRQAVEYYKHWGLRPEVMEGVMYGNAARLLGLDD is encoded by the coding sequence ATGAAAATATTCGACATGCGCATTCGTCCGCCCTTCCGCAGCATCTGCGAAGGGATGTTCAACAATCCCGGCCGGGAGCTTTTCGAGCCGGAATCCTTTGCCCGGCGTTTCGGCATGACCATAGGCGAATCGGCGAGGCAGAAGTCCATGGATCTTTTCATCAGGGAAATGGACGAGGCCGGCATCTCCTCGGGCGCGGTGCTGATACGCAAGTCCACGGGCATGGACAATGCGGATCTTGAAGAACTGAACCGTCTCTGGCCGGGACGCTTTGTCGGCGTGGCGGGCATTGATCCGCACGACTCCGGAGCCCTTGACGAAATCGACCGCTTTGTGCTGCGCGGCTCGGCCCGGGCCGTGCTGGTGGAGCCGGGCTTCTGCCGTCCGGCGCTCCGGGCGGACGACAGAGCCGTGTATCCCATCTACGAAAAGTGCCAGGCGGAGAACATTCCCGTGTTCATTTCGTTCGGCGGATTCGTGGCCCCGGATCTCAGCTACACCGATCCCATGATCATCGAACGGGTGGCTCTGGACTTTCCCAAACTGAAGCTGGTCATTGCCCACGGCGGCTGGCCCAACGTCGGCGGCATCTGCCATGTGGCCTTTGAGCGCGAAGGCGTGTACCTGGCCCCGGACCTCTACACCATGAACGTGCCGGGCAACCGGGAATATCTGGATGCGGCCAACTACCTTATTCCGGAAAAGTTTCTGTACGGTTCGGCGTATCCGTGCGTGGATGTGCGGCAGGCCGTGGAATACTATAAGCACTGGGGGCTGCGCCCGGAAGTGATGGAAGGCGTCATGTACGGCAACGCCGCGCGTCTTCTTGGTCTGGACGATTAG
- the panD gene encoding aspartate 1-decarboxylase — MLLTMLKGKIHRAVVTQAELDYVGSITIDEQLMEAAGIQEYERVQVVDVNNGQRLETYAIAGERNSGVVCLNGAAARLVQPGDMVIIMAYALMQPEEVRAFRPKVVFVDPLNRVVRVADYEKHGSLADV; from the coding sequence ATGCTGCTGACGATGCTGAAAGGCAAAATTCATCGGGCGGTGGTGACGCAGGCTGAGCTTGATTACGTGGGCAGCATCACCATCGACGAGCAGCTTATGGAGGCGGCAGGCATTCAGGAATACGAAAGGGTGCAGGTCGTCGACGTGAACAACGGACAGCGCCTTGAAACCTATGCCATTGCCGGTGAGCGGAACAGCGGGGTGGTATGTCTGAACGGTGCGGCTGCGCGGCTGGTGCAGCCGGGAGATATGGTCATCATCATGGCCTATGCGCTCATGCAGCCGGAAGAGGTTCGTGCCTTCAGGCCGAAGGTCGTTTTCGTGGATCCGCTCAACAGGGTGGTCCGTGTCGCCGACTATGAAAAGCACGGCAGTCTTGCGGACGTGTAA
- a CDS encoding beta-eliminating lyase-related protein gives MLRFESDYEEGAHPRILELLAQSNLEQTPGYGEDHYCDEARNLIRAACAAPGADVQFLVGGTQTNFIVIESALRPWQGVLCADNGHINVHETGAVEATGHKVLALSARDGKINARQIREACARHFADDSHEHMVQPGMVYLSSPTEFGTLYSKAELEEISRACRELGLPLFVDGARMGYGLMSQANDLTLADYARLCDVFSIGGTKVGALFGEAVIIVSPALKKDFRYLMKQRGAMLAKGRLLGIQFAALFRDDLYFRIAGRADKLAMRLRQAFTEKGWPLLYDSFTNQQFPIVPDAGLKRLADKYSFGFWQTMDETHSAVRFCTSWATSEEAVEALISDIRAL, from the coding sequence ATGCTTCGTTTTGAATCGGACTACGAAGAAGGCGCGCATCCGCGCATTCTGGAACTTCTCGCCCAAAGCAATCTCGAACAGACGCCCGGCTACGGCGAAGATCATTACTGCGACGAGGCCCGTAACCTCATTCGCGCCGCCTGCGCCGCGCCCGGGGCCGACGTGCAGTTTCTGGTCGGCGGCACGCAGACGAACTTCATCGTCATCGAATCCGCGCTCCGGCCCTGGCAGGGCGTGCTCTGCGCCGACAACGGCCACATCAACGTGCATGAAACCGGCGCCGTGGAGGCCACCGGCCACAAGGTGCTGGCGCTGTCCGCCAGAGACGGCAAAATAAACGCCCGGCAGATTCGCGAAGCCTGCGCCCGGCACTTTGCCGACGACTCCCACGAGCACATGGTGCAGCCGGGCATGGTGTACCTCTCCTCGCCCACGGAATTCGGCACGCTGTACTCCAAAGCCGAACTGGAAGAAATCAGCCGCGCCTGCCGCGAACTCGGCCTGCCCCTGTTCGTGGACGGCGCGCGCATGGGCTACGGCCTCATGTCCCAGGCGAACGACCTGACCCTTGCCGACTACGCCCGCCTGTGCGACGTTTTCAGCATAGGCGGCACCAAGGTGGGCGCGCTCTTCGGCGAAGCCGTGATCATCGTCTCCCCCGCCCTGAAAAAGGATTTCCGCTACCTCATGAAGCAGCGCGGTGCCATGCTTGCCAAGGGAAGACTTCTCGGCATCCAGTTCGCCGCCCTGTTCCGGGACGATTTGTACTTCCGCATTGCCGGGCGCGCCGACAAGCTGGCCATGCGTCTGCGGCAGGCCTTCACGGAAAAGGGCTGGCCGCTGCTCTACGATTCCTTCACCAATCAGCAGTTTCCCATAGTGCCCGACGCCGGGCTCAAACGCCTCGCCGACAAATATTCCTTCGGCTTCTGGCAGACCATGGACGAAACGCACAGCGCCGTGCGCTTCTGCACGAGCTGGGCCACGTCCGAAGAGGCCGTCGAGGCGCTCATCAGCGACATCCGCGCGCTCTGA
- the panC gene encoding pantoate--beta-alanine ligase produces MNIVSSVVEVRAQVKEWRRLGLSVGLVPTMGYLHEGHKSLIVRAVAENDRVVVSDFVNPTQFGPHEDLDSYPRDIDADSRLCEAAGAHLIFHPRPEDMYASDFCTWVDMTGLTEGLCGKSRPGHFRGVCTVVSKLFNIVAPDRAYFGQKDAQQLAVIRRMVRDLNFDVEIIGCPIVREADGLARSSRNTYLNAEERQAAVVLSRAVTLGRTMMEQGERRAEMVLFAMRKMLEGEPLARIDYVEMVDASSMQPVAEIRGPVLCAIAVYIGKTRLIDNVVFEG; encoded by the coding sequence ATGAACATCGTTTCTTCTGTCGTCGAAGTCAGAGCGCAGGTCAAAGAATGGCGTCGTCTGGGCCTGAGCGTCGGCCTTGTTCCCACCATGGGGTATCTTCATGAGGGGCATAAGAGTCTTATTGTGCGGGCGGTCGCGGAAAATGATCGCGTCGTGGTCAGCGATTTCGTCAATCCCACGCAGTTCGGTCCTCATGAGGATCTCGACAGCTATCCCCGCGATATTGATGCGGACAGCCGCCTTTGCGAGGCTGCCGGAGCGCATCTGATTTTTCATCCCCGCCCCGAGGATATGTACGCGTCCGATTTCTGCACCTGGGTCGACATGACCGGCCTGACGGAGGGTCTGTGCGGCAAGAGTCGTCCCGGCCATTTTCGCGGCGTGTGTACGGTGGTGAGCAAGCTTTTTAATATTGTTGCTCCCGACAGGGCGTATTTCGGGCAGAAGGACGCCCAGCAGCTTGCCGTCATTCGTCGCATGGTCCGCGATCTCAACTTTGATGTGGAGATCATCGGCTGCCCCATTGTGCGCGAGGCGGATGGGCTGGCCAGAAGCTCCCGCAACACCTACCTCAATGCGGAAGAGCGGCAGGCGGCCGTCGTGCTGAGCCGCGCCGTGACCCTCGGCAGAACCATGATGGAGCAGGGAGAACGCCGTGCCGAGATGGTGCTTTTCGCCATGCGGAAGATGTTGGAGGGCGAGCCCCTGGCCCGTATCGACTATGTGGAAATGGTGGACGCCTCTTCCATGCAGCCCGTGGCTGAAATCCGGGGGCCGGTGCTTTGCGCCATTGCCGTGTACATCGGCAAAACCCGCCTCATCGACAACGTTGTTTTTGAAGGCTAG
- a CDS encoding amidohydrolase family protein: MHISPCARTFSMEDLIAEMDGCNVTQAVVPIRKGCGGNNEDLLDLFERWPGRFIGLAGIAPLMGMDEAMEELDRYVIHGPCAGIALEPAFDPEHWKVDDPRVFPLYERCQEAGVPVVFTYGGIFTPGLEYYTPLALDKVAGTFPRMRMALSHGGWPFVTEVCEIAFNRGNVYIAPDMYMLNAPGSSDYITAANGLLYDRMIFASAAPIISMADAERHCRSCGVRAERLPYLMEENARRFLGL, from the coding sequence ATGCATATTTCTCCCTGCGCGCGCACCTTTTCCATGGAAGATCTCATAGCGGAAATGGACGGCTGCAACGTGACGCAGGCCGTGGTTCCCATCCGCAAGGGATGCGGGGGGAACAACGAAGACTTGCTGGACCTGTTTGAACGCTGGCCCGGACGCTTCATCGGTCTTGCAGGCATTGCTCCGCTCATGGGCATGGACGAGGCCATGGAAGAGCTCGACCGGTATGTGATCCACGGTCCCTGTGCGGGCATTGCGCTGGAGCCCGCCTTTGATCCCGAGCACTGGAAGGTGGACGATCCCAGGGTGTTTCCTCTGTATGAGCGCTGTCAGGAAGCGGGAGTGCCCGTGGTGTTCACCTACGGCGGCATTTTTACTCCCGGTCTTGAGTACTATACGCCTCTGGCTCTGGACAAGGTGGCCGGAACCTTTCCCCGCATGCGCATGGCGCTCAGCCACGGCGGCTGGCCGTTTGTGACGGAAGTGTGCGAAATTGCATTCAATCGCGGCAACGTCTATATTGCTCCGGATATGTACATGCTCAATGCCCCCGGCAGCAGCGATTACATTACGGCGGCCAACGGACTGCTTTACGACAGAATGATCTTTGCTTCCGCCGCGCCCATCATTTCCATGGCGGACGCGGAGCGGCACTGTCGTTCCTGCGGCGTGAGGGCGGAGCGGCTTCCGTACCTCATGGAGGAAAACGCCCGTCGTTTTCTCGGGCTGTAG
- a CDS encoding LysR family transcriptional regulator — MRLEQLSSFLEVAKHSSLASASRNLHMTQQALSASIKNMEAELGVTLLRRSSRGVALTSEGRQLLAFAADVIPRYRELTAGFTSASGDCLRGTLRVYVNTAFYLARLFSIVERYCARYPRVRVVTSTLNADGIRERMLSPAEPDTYSIGILNVPVTAEGRPDPSFLADERLTFHPLAEGGYHACVGQTHPLARRRSVSLRRLIREPIIGGAADEMCNTPLYSLLSRYGRPNIVLATTSLNLWSHSIANNVGIGFLHDIFLDGAEPFRTYLQGITTIDIRESMTAVTGYLLNGEPGEILKSFISFLPRGNEEET, encoded by the coding sequence ATGAGACTGGAACAGCTTTCTTCGTTTCTTGAGGTTGCCAAGCACAGTTCTCTGGCCAGCGCCAGCAGAAATCTGCACATGACGCAGCAGGCGCTGAGCGCCTCCATCAAAAACATGGAGGCGGAACTCGGCGTGACGCTGCTTCGCCGCTCGTCGCGGGGCGTGGCCCTCACGTCGGAGGGGCGGCAGCTTCTGGCCTTTGCGGCGGACGTCATTCCCCGATACCGGGAACTGACCGCCGGATTCACGTCCGCAAGCGGCGACTGCCTTCGCGGCACGCTGCGCGTGTACGTGAACACGGCGTTTTATCTGGCAAGGCTTTTCAGCATTGTGGAGCGTTATTGCGCGCGTTATCCGCGCGTGCGGGTGGTGACCTCAACGCTCAACGCCGACGGCATCCGCGAACGGATGCTGAGTCCCGCGGAACCGGACACATACAGCATAGGCATTCTTAATGTTCCCGTCACCGCGGAGGGGCGTCCGGATCCGTCGTTTCTTGCCGACGAGCGTCTGACGTTCCACCCTCTGGCCGAGGGCGGGTATCACGCCTGCGTGGGGCAGACGCATCCGCTGGCGCGGCGTCGCTCCGTTTCTCTGCGCAGGCTCATTCGGGAACCGATCATAGGCGGGGCGGCCGACGAAATGTGCAACACCCCTCTCTATTCTCTGCTTTCCCGCTACGGCAGGCCCAACATCGTGCTTGCCACGACATCGCTGAATCTTTGGAGTCACTCCATAGCCAACAACGTGGGCATAGGCTTTCTGCACGACATCTTCCTTGACGGCGCCGAACCCTTCCGGACCTACCTTCAGGGAATAACGACCATCGACATCAGAGAAAGCATGACCGCCGTGACGGGCTATCTTCTGAACGGAGAGCCTGGAGAGATTCTCAAATCGTTTATTTCGTTCCTCCCGAGAGGAAACGAAGAGGAGACATGA
- a CDS encoding ABC transporter permease, giving the protein MKILDILFRYVVAFFALLLLWQAGAWALGPYLLPAPLDVLDAWVQSLGDAVMQEHIRSSAFRVAAAMALAFLVAFPLGILLGYRRRIDRYVSPMVFLTYPLPKIVLLPVFLTLFGLGDLSKILIIALTTGYQILVVTRDGIRQLDARYLDAFRTLGGTAAQLVRHVLVPAALPSAMTALKVSSGTAVAVLFMAESFATQRGLGFLIMDAWGRGDQLEMFCGILSMSLLGLAVYEICHVAERVLCRWKRLENRR; this is encoded by the coding sequence ATGAAGATTCTCGACATTCTTTTCCGCTACGTCGTGGCCTTTTTCGCCCTTCTGCTGCTCTGGCAGGCGGGTGCGTGGGCGCTCGGCCCGTATCTTCTGCCCGCGCCGCTCGACGTGCTTGACGCCTGGGTGCAGTCCCTCGGCGATGCCGTCATGCAGGAGCACATCCGAAGCAGCGCCTTCCGCGTGGCCGCGGCCATGGCGCTGGCCTTTCTCGTCGCCTTTCCGCTGGGCATTCTGCTCGGCTACCGCAGACGCATCGACCGCTACGTTTCTCCCATGGTCTTCCTCACCTATCCCCTGCCCAAAATCGTGCTGCTGCCCGTGTTCCTCACGCTGTTCGGCCTGGGAGACCTTTCCAAAATTCTGATCATCGCCCTGACCACCGGCTATCAGATTCTCGTGGTCACGCGCGACGGCATCCGCCAGCTCGACGCCCGCTATCTCGACGCCTTCCGAACCCTCGGCGGCACCGCGGCCCAGCTGGTGCGCCACGTGCTCGTGCCCGCCGCCCTGCCCAGCGCCATGACGGCCCTCAAGGTCAGCAGCGGCACGGCCGTGGCCGTGCTCTTCATGGCCGAATCCTTCGCCACTCAGCGCGGTCTCGGCTTTCTCATCATGGACGCCTGGGGTCGCGGCGATCAGCTGGAAATGTTCTGCGGCATTCTGTCCATGAGCCTGCTCGGCCTAGCCGTCTATGAAATCTGCCATGTCGCCGAAAGGGTGCTCTGCCGCTGGAAGCGACTGGAAAACAGGAGATGA
- the panF gene encoding sodium/pantothenate symporter yields the protein MNMALVPLVGYLILTILLAVWAQRQSGKGNGSGFIEEYFIGGRTMGGFVLAMTIIASYTSASSFVGGPGVAYKLGLGWVLLAMIQVPTTFLTLGVLGKRFAMVGRRIHAVTITDFLYARYRSDAVVILCSVAVLIFFAASMIAQFIGGARVFQAVTGYPYEVGLALFGITVVLYTTVGGFRAVAVTDALQGVVMLIASVVILFAVVRAGGGMEQCIQTLKGIDPGLISPSGAGDSIPAPMLFSFWILVGLGILGLPQTTQRCFGYKDSRSMHDAMIMGTLIIGFLLLFMHLSGVLGRAVMPGLTSGDLIIPSLILELLPPFWAGVFVAGPLAAIMSTVDTMLLLVSASIIKDLYIRYRLRNDASKISASKIGRMSFCCTLAVGVLVFLASFDPPDLLVWINLFAFGGLEAVFLWPIVLGMYWKKANASGALWSMVIGVTTFVLLSVFKVPLGGVHAIVPTCVVSLLAFWLGNLRGRAVPDEVTRLFWED from the coding sequence ATGAATATGGCTCTTGTTCCTCTTGTCGGCTATCTGATTCTGACGATTCTTCTGGCCGTGTGGGCGCAGCGGCAGTCCGGAAAGGGCAACGGCAGCGGTTTTATTGAAGAATACTTCATAGGCGGCCGAACCATGGGCGGCTTTGTCCTGGCCATGACCATCATTGCCAGCTACACCAGCGCGAGCAGCTTTGTGGGCGGCCCCGGCGTGGCCTACAAGCTGGGCCTCGGATGGGTGCTTCTGGCCATGATTCAGGTGCCCACCACGTTTCTTACGCTCGGCGTTCTCGGCAAGCGCTTTGCCATGGTCGGTCGTCGCATTCATGCCGTGACCATTACGGATTTTCTTTACGCCAGGTATCGGAGCGACGCGGTGGTCATTCTGTGTTCCGTGGCGGTGCTGATCTTTTTTGCGGCGTCCATGATTGCGCAGTTCATCGGCGGGGCCCGCGTGTTTCAGGCGGTGACGGGATATCCGTATGAAGTGGGGCTGGCGCTGTTCGGCATCACGGTCGTGCTGTACACCACCGTGGGCGGATTCCGGGCCGTGGCCGTGACGGACGCCTTGCAGGGCGTGGTCATGCTGATTGCCTCCGTGGTCATTCTTTTTGCCGTGGTTCGGGCCGGCGGCGGCATGGAACAGTGCATTCAGACGCTGAAAGGCATTGATCCCGGCCTGATCTCCCCTTCCGGCGCGGGGGACAGCATTCCGGCTCCCATGCTCTTTTCCTTCTGGATTCTGGTGGGACTCGGCATTCTCGGTCTGCCGCAGACCACGCAGCGCTGCTTCGGATACAAGGATTCGCGCTCCATGCACGACGCCATGATCATGGGCACGCTCATCATCGGCTTTCTGCTGCTGTTCATGCATCTGTCGGGCGTGCTGGGGCGCGCCGTCATGCCCGGGCTTACGTCCGGCGATCTCATCATTCCGTCGCTCATTCTCGAACTTCTGCCGCCGTTCTGGGCCGGCGTGTTTGTGGCCGGTCCGCTTGCGGCCATCATGTCCACGGTGGACACCATGCTGCTTCTGGTTTCGGCGTCCATCATCAAGGATCTCTACATCCGCTATCGGCTCAGGAACGACGCGTCGAAGATATCGGCCTCGAAAATAGGACGCATGAGCTTCTGCTGCACTCTGGCCGTGGGCGTGCTGGTGTTTCTCGCCTCGTTTGATCCGCCGGATCTTCTGGTATGGATCAATCTGTTTGCCTTCGGCGGCCTGGAAGCCGTGTTTCTCTGGCCCATCGTGCTCGGTATGTACTGGAAGAAGGCCAACGCGTCGGGCGCGCTCTGGTCCATGGTGATCGGGGTGACGACGTTCGTGCTGCTTTCCGTGTTCAAGGTTCCGCTGGGCGGGGTACACGCTATTGTGCCGACCTGCGTTGTTTCTCTGCTGGCGTTCTGGCTGGGGAACCTTCGGGGTCGTGCCGTGCCCGACGAGGTGACGCGGCTGTTCTGGGAAGACTGA
- a CDS encoding YhdT family protein codes for MRGAFRQADREALITFGLYIFFFVWWTAFAFGLGSGDPEEYSYVFGLPAWFFYSCVLGYPVMTLILWIVVRRFFADIPLDENRNDENIDEEKRS; via the coding sequence ATGCGCGGAGCGTTCAGACAGGCCGACCGGGAAGCCTTGATTACGTTTGGTCTTTACATCTTTTTTTTCGTGTGGTGGACGGCGTTTGCCTTTGGCCTCGGCTCGGGCGACCCGGAGGAATACAGCTATGTGTTCGGTCTGCCGGCATGGTTTTTTTACAGCTGCGTGCTTGGGTATCCCGTCATGACGCTGATTTTGTGGATCGTGGTCCGGCGCTTTTTTGCCGACATTCCTCTTGACGAGAACAGGAACGACGAAAACATCGACGAGGAGAAGCGCTCATGA
- a CDS encoding SLC13 family permease, which translates to MHASAVKSRDNYWIHTVIYFLLTFGFHYIPFDGISPFGMSILGVFIGLLYGWTFIGFIWPSMLSIFSLGLCGFFKTPQDAFASAFSNHLVIFMLLVLVFTSFCEKSGINRKMSSWFLSRKCLVGRPWTFTFMVLIGSFVVSFLVDGNAVVFLVWNLLYSIFEETGYRKGERYPAFLCAGVAITAVLSFGCKPWCNVCILAIGALESSSKGALTLDYLTFMAVTIPLCLLFVVAYFLVMKYIFRPDVSKLMNLSEEYLESMRRELKLNTKEKVAAVALVVFMALMLIPNLMLGNAGALGMLGKFNFLSAVAVVLIALCVMRLEGRPILDFDVCARDGIHWNVFWITAAAIPVSAAVSSDAAGITAWLASVMSSSLEGTSVVAFLILFSLIINVATQFTHNVSLVLIAVPIGYQVSQMLGLNPVALTVLVIIAAACAYATPAASTCAAIMFSNVEWIGVRTAFKAGSFAVLAGLLFLFVFGFPVIGMVYGFSM; encoded by the coding sequence GTGCATGCATCTGCAGTGAAATCCAGAGACAATTACTGGATTCATACCGTCATATATTTTCTGCTGACCTTCGGCTTTCATTATATTCCCTTCGACGGCATTTCGCCGTTCGGCATGTCCATTCTCGGGGTGTTCATCGGCCTGCTGTACGGCTGGACGTTTATAGGCTTCATCTGGCCCAGCATGCTGAGCATTTTTTCTCTGGGCCTGTGCGGATTCTTCAAAACCCCTCAGGACGCCTTTGCCAGCGCCTTCAGCAATCATCTGGTCATCTTCATGCTGCTCGTGCTGGTGTTCACGTCGTTCTGCGAAAAAAGCGGCATCAACAGAAAGATGTCGAGCTGGTTTCTGAGCCGCAAATGTCTGGTGGGACGGCCGTGGACGTTCACGTTCATGGTGCTTATCGGCTCTTTTGTGGTGAGCTTCCTTGTGGACGGCAACGCCGTGGTCTTCCTCGTGTGGAACCTGCTGTACAGTATTTTTGAGGAAACGGGCTACAGGAAGGGCGAACGCTATCCCGCGTTCCTTTGCGCGGGCGTGGCCATCACCGCCGTGCTTTCCTTCGGCTGCAAGCCCTGGTGCAACGTGTGCATTCTGGCCATCGGCGCGCTGGAATCCTCGTCCAAGGGCGCGCTGACACTTGACTATCTCACCTTCATGGCCGTGACCATTCCGCTGTGCCTGCTCTTTGTCGTGGCGTATTTCCTGGTGATGAAGTATATCTTCCGCCCGGACGTGAGCAAGCTCATGAACCTTTCCGAAGAATATCTGGAAAGCATGCGCCGCGAGCTCAAGCTGAACACCAAAGAGAAGGTTGCCGCGGTCGCGCTGGTGGTGTTCATGGCGCTCATGCTCATTCCCAACCTTATGCTGGGCAATGCCGGCGCTCTGGGCATGCTCGGCAAGTTCAACTTCCTTTCGGCCGTGGCGGTGGTGCTCATTGCGCTTTGCGTCATGCGCCTGGAAGGCCGGCCCATTCTGGATTTCGACGTCTGCGCCCGCGACGGCATACACTGGAACGTGTTCTGGATTACGGCGGCGGCCATTCCCGTGTCTGCGGCGGTGAGCAGCGACGCGGCGGGCATTACCGCGTGGCTTGCCTCCGTCATGAGCTCGAGCCTTGAAGGCACGAGCGTGGTGGCCTTCCTGATTCTGTTCTCTCTCATCATCAACGTGGCCACGCAGTTCACGCACAACGTGAGCCTTGTGCTCATCGCCGTGCCCATCGGCTATCAGGTGAGCCAGATGCTCGGCCTCAATCCCGTGGCGCTCACGGTGCTGGTCATCATTGCCGCGGCCTGCGCCTACGCCACGCCCGCGGCGTCCACCTGCGCGGCCATCATGTTCTCGAACGTGGAATGGATAGGCGTGCGGACGGCCTTCAAGGCCGGATCGTTTGCCGTGCTGGCCGGACTTCTGTTCCTGTTCGTGTTCGGCTTCCCCGTCATCGGCATGGTGTACGGTTTCAGCATGTAG